The Gemmatimonas aurantiaca sequence GCAACTGCTTCGGCCGGCGCGGGGTGCTCAAGGGCCAGAAGCGCGTCCCGATTCCGCCCGCAAAAATCACGGCCCACATGGCCGTTCCCGTGTCCAGCAACGGGTCCGGCTCGAATTCCTCCAGCGTTGCCGGTGTCGCCACGTCCTCGAGCACGGTCACGGAATCGATGGACACCGACGGAACGAGGTGCGGACTGACGGCGTGAGGCTCGGACATCAGGGACGTCGGAAAATGTGGAAGCCGGTGGGGATGTCGGTGGAGGCCATGCGCACCGCGACCATCGCTCATGGCGATATCGGAGTCCGGCCTCGCTGGCGCATCGTCATCGACGCAGACAACATACTTCGACGTATGTCCAACCCGCACCTCACCGGCGAACCCCTGACGGGGAGTCCGGACGACCGTCGCGACCTCGATCGCGATCTCGACGCACTGGCGCTGCTCGAAGCCGACACCACCCTCGACGCCGCTCAGCCGCTGCTGGCGCTCGTCGAACGGTATTTCGCCGAGACCCGCACGGGCGAAGGCGCCGTGAGCACCTGGCACAGCGCCGAAGTGATCGCCGACCGTATCGCCGAGCCGCTGCCGCGTCGCTCGCGACCACTGGCCGACGTCGCGCGCCGACTGTCGTCGCTGCTGCTGCAGGACATCAATCGGCTCGCCCATCCGATGTACATCGGACACCAGGTCTCGGCGCCGTTGCCCGCCGCGGTGTGGACCGATGCGCTGATCAGTGCGCTCAACCAGTCCCAGGCCGTGCGGGAGATGTCACCGGCGTTCACCCCGCTCGAGCATCAGGTCATCGAATGGATGACCGATCTGGTCGGCTGGGATGCCCGGGCCGGCGGTACGATGACATCGGGCGGCACGGAGGCCACCCTCACGGCGTTGCTGGCGGCACGGAGCCGCGCCATTCCCGATGTCTGGAGCAACGGAGTCGGAACGTCGCCGCCCGTGCTCGTGTGTGGGGAACATGCACACTACGCCGTCGCCCGTGCGGCGGGTGAGATGGGCCTGGGGCTCTCGCGGGTGGTGGTCATTCCGAGTCACGGGCACCGCATGAGCGTGCCGTTGCTGCGGGAACGGCTGACCGCGTTGCGGGCGGCGGGCACCCGTGTGATGGCCGTGGTGGCGACCGCCGGGTGTACGGCCACGGGAGCTTTCGACGATCTCGACGCGATCGCCGATTGCTGCGACGCGTTCGCCGACGACAGAGGGCCGCTCTGGTTGCATGTCGACGCCGCCCACGGTGGCGGCGCGCTGCTGTCCGCTCGGCATCGGCATCGTGTGAAAGGCCTTGCCCGGGCCTGCTCGGTGGCCTGGGATCCCCACAAGACGATGTTGCTGCCGTTGGCCGCCGGCATGCTGCTGGTGCGGGAGGAGCACACACTCGAATCGGCGTTCGCTCAACAGGCGCCGTATCTGTTCACACCGGCCGACGATGCCCGCGCCTGGGACATGGGGCCACGCTCCTTTCAGTGCTCCCGACGATCGGATGTGCTCAAGGTGTGGGTGGCCTTCCAGCGATACGGTGCCGATGCGTTGGGCGCGCTCTACGACCGGCTGTGCGGGATGGCACGGACCCTGTACGAGCGACTCGAGGGACATCCGCACTTCCGGCCTCTGCATGAGCCCGAGTCAAACATCCTGTGTTTCGCCTGGAACCCCGAGGTGCCCCACGAGGATCGGGATGAACTCACCAATCGTCTGCGTGAGCGGTACAATAGATCGGGACGCGGCTGGATCACGGCCACCACGCTCGACGGACGACGGGTGCTGCGAATCACGGTGATGAACGCGCGCACCGATGTCCCGCATATCGAGGCGCTGGTGAGTGGTCTGGAAGCGGAAGCGCAGCAGGTGCTCAGACATCACGGGTGATCATGATCGATCGTGATCGATCGCGGCGGCTGGTGCCGCGATCGACGCGAAGGTCCACGGGATGTCTCACGCGGAGTTCACGCAAGTTTCAGGGGAGTTATGCGAATGTCGATCCATCCAGCTGCTCTCGGCGTGACGCTCGTCCTCGTGACGGCGGTGACGGCTACCGGCTGTGCGAGTGCGAACTCCAGCGCACCGGTCCAGGAAGTCAATCCACGACAGGCCGTGATCTATTCGGGGCCTGACTCCCCCACGATGTACGCCGACGCCGCGCGCGCGGCGCAGCAGGTGTTCACCGCGGATCCGGCCAAGGTCTGGGCCGCGGTGAAGCAGACGTATCTCGACTACGGCATTCCGGTAACCGTGGAGAACCCGGCCGCAAAACAGATCGGCAATCCCGACTTCTACCGCACGCGCCAGTTCATGGGTCGTCCCATGACCGAGCTGCTGTCGTGCGGCTCCAGCATGACCGGACCGAACGCCGCGACCTTTCGCATCTTCATGTCACTGCTGACGCAGGTGGCGGGAGACGGTGCAGGGAAGACCACCGTCGCAGTCACGTTCGTGGCGTCGGCCCGCGACATGAGTGGCGGAACGAGCGGCGATCGTCTCCCCTGCGGCAACACCGGTCTGGTCGATCAGCGATTCCTGGCCCAGGTCGAGAAGAATCTGAACCGCTAGCCGACGGCAGATCGTCAGCGGAGAACCATCAGCCGAGCGGGGTCAGCGGCCGACCATCGGCATCCGACTGCGCGATCATGCGCACGGCCGCTCCACAGCTCGCGCGGATCACCAGTTCCACCGGCAGCACTTCGTGATGCACGGGAACAGCCGTCTCTCCGCCCCGCACGGTCTCGATGAGACGCAGCACCGCGCGCTCGCCCAGTTGGTAGATGGGCATGCGGACGGTCGTGAGCGAAGGTGACAGATAACGCGTCATCGGAATGTCGTCGAAACCCGTGACGGCGATGTCTTCGGGGACGCGCAGATCGGCATCCTTGATCGCGGCAATCGCGCCGATGGCCATGCTGTCGTTCGCGGCGAAGATCGCGTCCGGACGTGCGCCGCTCTGCAGCAGCAGTGTGACGACGTCGTACGCGGTGTCCATGCGGAACTCGCCGTGCAGTTCGCGCAGCTCGCAGTCCTCGTACCAGTTGGCGACTTCGCGTACGGCATGCAGCCGCTCGCTCGCATCCATCTGTCCGGATGGGCCGCGCAGGAACACGATCCGGCGATGGCCCAGCGATAGCAGATGTTTCATCATCGTCGCCGCGCCTTCGAAGTTGTTCACCGCGAGCGTGGCGATGTCGCCGGCATCGCTGCCGGCGCCGACGAGGACGGTGGGATACCGCTCCGCCACGTCGGCCAGCGTTGCGCGCGCGGCCACCGTGGGCGAGAGCGCGAGGAATCCGTCCACGCGCCCCCGCATGGTGCTCACCGCGGCGGTGATCTCATGAGCTTCCCGGCGTGCCGACGTGACGAGCGTGAGAAAACCATGCTGCCTGGCCGTTTCATCGATGCCGCGGATGAATTCCGAGAAGAACTCGCCGTAGAGATCGGGCAGCAGCACGCCGAGCGTGCGGGTACGCCGCAACGACTGGCTGCGTGTGCCGCCGTGTGGGGCATAGCCCATGCGGGCCACCACCGAACGCACCCGTTCACGCGTGTCGTCGGTGACACGCGCGGCGTCGTTGAGCACACGGGAAACCGTGGCGATGGACACCCCCGCCGCGCGGGCGACGTCCCGGATGGTGACCACCGGGCGTTCCTCCTGCTCCCGTGGCTCCCCGGGCAAATGCTCCCGCGACATCAGAGCGCCTTCTTGATGGCGGCTTCGAGATCCTGGGTGCCACCCACGCCCGTGTAGACGATCTTGCCCGCCCGGTCGACGACCACCACGTAGCTCGTGGCCGGCACATCGTAGGCACCGCTCACCGTGCCCTTCCGGTCGTACAGCAGATCGCCGGGCAGTTTGTTGGCCGCCTGCCAGGCCTTCACCCGTTCGAACGACTGGTTCACCGACACGGCCACCGTCACGAACTTCACCCGGGCGCCGTGTTTGGTCATCGCGGCGCGCATGGCCGGTTCGAGTTGTTTGCAGTTGCCGCACCACGTGGCCCAGAACTCGATGACCGCCGGTTGTTTGCCGATGACCGCCGACAGATCGACCGTCTGGCCCGCCATGGTTTCCAGGGGGCCGCCCGGCGCCTGTTCTCCCACGGCGATCCCGAGATCCTGCGCGGCCAGCGGCGTGGTCAGCGGAGAGGC is a genomic window containing:
- a CDS encoding pyridoxal-dependent decarboxylase, with protein sequence MSNPHLTGEPLTGSPDDRRDLDRDLDALALLEADTTLDAAQPLLALVERYFAETRTGEGAVSTWHSAEVIADRIAEPLPRRSRPLADVARRLSSLLLQDINRLAHPMYIGHQVSAPLPAAVWTDALISALNQSQAVREMSPAFTPLEHQVIEWMTDLVGWDARAGGTMTSGGTEATLTALLAARSRAIPDVWSNGVGTSPPVLVCGEHAHYAVARAAGEMGLGLSRVVVIPSHGHRMSVPLLRERLTALRAAGTRVMAVVATAGCTATGAFDDLDAIADCCDAFADDRGPLWLHVDAAHGGGALLSARHRHRVKGLARACSVAWDPHKTMLLPLAAGMLLVREEHTLESAFAQQAPYLFTPADDARAWDMGPRSFQCSRRSDVLKVWVAFQRYGADALGALYDRLCGMARTLYERLEGHPHFRPLHEPESNILCFAWNPEVPHEDRDELTNRLRERYNRSGRGWITATTLDGRRVLRITVMNARTDVPHIEALVSGLEAEAQQVLRHHG
- a CDS encoding LacI family DNA-binding transcriptional regulator; translation: MVTIRDVARAAGVSIATVSRVLNDAARVTDDTRERVRSVVARMGYAPHGGTRSQSLRRTRTLGVLLPDLYGEFFSEFIRGIDETARQHGFLTLVTSARREAHEITAAVSTMRGRVDGFLALSPTVAARATLADVAERYPTVLVGAGSDAGDIATLAVNNFEGAATMMKHLLSLGHRRIVFLRGPSGQMDASERLHAVREVANWYEDCELRELHGEFRMDTAYDVVTLLLQSGARPDAIFAANDSMAIGAIAAIKDADLRVPEDIAVTGFDDIPMTRYLSPSLTTVRMPIYQLGERAVLRLIETVRGGETAVPVHHEVLPVELVIRASCGAAVRMIAQSDADGRPLTPLG
- a CDS encoding TlpA disulfide reductase family protein gives rise to the protein MRRMALRALLVTGAVITTIALAPASPLTTPLAAQDLGIAVGEQAPGGPLETMAGQTVDLSAVIGKQPAVIEFWATWCGNCKQLEPAMRAAMTKHGARVKFVTVAVSVNQSFERVKAWQAANKLPGDLLYDRKGTVSGAYDVPATSYVVVVDRAGKIVYTGVGGTQDLEAAIKKAL